ggaatttttgattttttttttttttcccgttttgtattttttttttttctttatttctcagttGACATTCCTGGTTCTGACTTTTCGTTTCAAGTATTTCGTGCTTTTTATATAGAAATCGATGGTTTAAAAAGCTAATCTGGTTAGTTTTTTATAATGTCTTCTCTTGGCTTAAAACCATAAAGCTTGTAAGTCCGCTGTGTTTAATTCTGCTTTAAGGGATAACTTTTAGGGTGTGGGGTGGAGAGAGGGGGCCCTGCCAGCTGTATAATGTGAAGCCAacgttgttttgttttgttttgttttttttttctctgtaaataatttttttaatggccaaaaaaaaaaaaaaaaaacaaccgcttgatttgcaattttctaacttgtaaaaaaaaaataaaaaaaaaaaaaaagaaggaaaaaaaaaaaaaaaaaaaaaccaaccaaaccaccaaacaaaaGCTGTAACATTTGAAAGGAATAAATGGTGACCCCTTTATGGGAGAGCTCGAGTCCTTCTTGTCCCGAGCGCCAGGGAAGGAAGATGGCAGTTGCTTATTTAGCCCAACAGCTGCTGCCTTTAATCAGCGCTCGCCGTTAATTGACTCGCAGCAGATGCAGAGCCCGGCCACAAAGGactttcccagcccagccccatcgCTGCTCAGCTGCCTGCTCCGGACCTGCTTTCCTCCcaatccctctttttttcccgGGAAAACCCTGGGGGTTTGACTCGGGCATGAGGCGAAATTCCCCATTTGAAGCTtggtttcttttcatttaaatcagtttttttttttttttaagagcgGGATTAGCTCCTCTGGGCTGAAAGGAGCACAAAAGGCGAGGGCTGGGAGCAAAGATTTCCTgaacaaagggaaaaggaggcgACAATGGagcctctgtccctgctcctgtcacCTGCAGCGGGGCCcgggatggatttttttccccgaggaaggagcagaaaggatggattttcctgggaaggagCTTCCCTGGAAGCTGCTCCTGTCACGGGGATCTTTCCCATGGAAGCTCCTCCATTTCATGGCCTTGCTCCCGAttttcccagcccagctgttaattaaaaaaaaaaaaaaacaaaaaaaattaaaataaaataaagcccAAGCCATTGTTTGCCCAACGGGCGCCACCCTGGTAAGGGCAAGGGCTCGAGGTAGGTGGGAATACCCTGAAAATTCCATGGTTTATGTAAGGAAGCCAAAATCAGGGATCTGCTTCCCAAAGGGATTCATTTATTCAAAAAGAGGAGTGAAATAAATGGGGTTTTTTACCCAATTTTGAAGGCAaagtgggatttgggagcatCCAGGCTCGAGGTAGGTGGGAATATCCAAAAATTCCATGTTTTAGGCAAGGAAACCAAAACCAGGGATCTGCTTCCCAAAGGGATTCATTTCTTGGAGCAGAGGGGTGGAATAAATGGGTTTTTTACCCACTTTtggaggggatttgggagcaTCTGGcggagctgcagcctggcagccatTTTAGGaatgctggaaaagggaagggctCGGGAAGGGGGAATTCAATGGAGATCCCATTGAAATCCCAGGGGTTTTGTTCCAAAAGGGGAGGATTGAATGGTGGGAGGGAGGATGGAGCTTCCCGGGGCTGTTCCAGCACCCAAAGTCTGCTGAGCACacacaaaaagctgctttttttttttttttttgacttcaAAAAgagcagatttggggttttgtggcCATTTCAGGTGTGATCAGAACTCAGCTCCACAATGGAGCTGCTCCTAattaaataaaggaatttttatcCTCTTGGATTCTGGATAAAACCACTTAAATCCAGCCCAACATCCCTTCCCATCACTTTATTAATCCCAAATTGCTCCACTCCAACCACAGGGATGAGGAgccagctggaatttgggaagaaaatcaCCCAGGTGAAGctgtgagcagaaagaaaaaaaatccccaaaacctctcacattttggggttcttttttccagggaaaatctCAAGGCTGTTTTGGAGAAACACTtggggaaaaggcaaaaaaaaaaccccaaataatttACAAAGGAAATAACAATTTACAGAAGAGATTTAAGCAGTTTTTCAGGTGTAGGATAAATAATGTTGTGGTGGATGGAATTAAACCAACATTCCTCAAAGAAGGAGGGAATTCATGCCTCgttttccttcccaaattcTGATTCCACCTCTGATTTTTTGTTGGGATCTCCATGAGATCcaagagcagctctgaaaatgaattaattaagCAAAAAGCAGGCCAGGCTCACACCAACCATAGAAATGGAGCAGTTTTATTACAAAGGttctgaaaattcaaaataaacgCATCTTTAAAAAACCACAATAgattttccccctccctcccacgTTCCCCAGACACAAAGTTACACTGATCTCTCTCTTGCTTCAcataaaaacactgaaaatcagAGTGAAAAACCTCACTCAGACCCCAAAGAGACTAAAAAAACTCCACGgtgaggggagggaaaaaagaggtgaggatgggggaaaaaaaaaccaatgagttaaaaaaataaaccctttgAAAAAGAACCTGTGTGAAGTTTTAGCAGCATTATTGGAGTTGAAACCCTCAGCAGTGCTCCCGTGGGAGGGTGCAGAACCtctggaattccagagggatCCCCCTGAGAAAAGAGAGCAGAGAGTGGGaactgcctggaaaaaaaacaaaaattaaaaaaaaaaaatctgaatttctccTCCCCACCACACACAAAAGTtgttttccccccccccccactccaaAAAAGCTCAGCTGTACAAAAGGTCACAAAGATTTGAGGGTGAGGATgtgtgggaggagggagaggagctgtgaAAACGCTCAGAGCCCCATCTGCTGTTCCCTCAGAAGGCAGCGGGATAAAAAGGGTGGGAGTTACTGGCCCTGGGAGGGAAATTCAGCTGGAAAACTTGGCTTCAAAATCAGGagaaaattggtttttttttagggacACACGTGAAGAAAAGCTGGCTTTGAGGggatttctggggaaaaatgAAGCCAAAAGGGGAGGAATTTTCTCCCCACCCAGAGaggggtaaaaaaaaccccaaaaaaaccaggTAAaaatcccatcccttccctccctcgAGGTGCATCAAATGCTGCCACACTCCCTGGATCCAGGAGATCTTGGAAAACTGAACCACCCCCTGAGggtgattttaattttacattttccagatCTGGGCTCTGGGGTTGAttcactttcaaaaaaaaaaaaaaaaaaaaaatttaaaaaaaagactttccaggtttcttttccagctgcttcaTCTCCTTCCCCAAGTTTGCTGCAGGGAGGAGCCAACTCTGTTCAAGAACTGCACAATTTTGACCCTGAGAAGTGGCACCAGCTGgtaggattttgtttttttttgtcgtGGTGGAATCCAGCTGAAGACCACAAAAGTCTCTCCCAGGCTTCGTTTGGGAATTCTCCCatgaaaaacaacagcaaaaaaaaaaaaatcgaggAAAACCAAGAATTGATGGCCATCTTTCCACCTAACCTGAAATGCAGACACTGCTTCTacttaaattattcttttccaaGGTTATttcagaggagagagggaaggggaggaagggatttttgtgtttttagaGCCACACCAAGGAGGGGCAGTGGAAGGCAAAGGGTGAAACTCCCTGGTCACCAAACCTGGGCTGCTCAGCAGAAtcctcccctgcctgctcccagtgGAGTGCAGCAAGGAATAATTTACAGTTCTCCAGTCATTTATACaattatatagaaatatatacaGAAAACttatataaaatagaaatcCTGTGGGGAGGAGGCAACCCAGGAGCTAAACCTGTGACAAccagccagctgcagccactcAGGTGGATTTTGTCTCTTCCTTCACCCTGgggaagcaaaaaagaaagaaggatttGGCTTAAATCAACAATTTGGGTTTGGATCTAACAACAAGGCTTAAAAGTGTCGCTAAAATTTTCAGctaaaatttaataaaactgaattgaattgatttttttaatatactgctGAAGGAAAGAgcaatgttttgatttttcagccCTGCAAATTTCTTCCAATGAGGAACCTGTGACAAAGCCACCCAAAGTGCCACCCAAATTGTCACTTCAGCCCCTCAACCCTCCCAAACCCCCCAGGCTCACCCTttgggttctgctgctgctgctgctgctgctggtgctttttcctcttttgctttttcctcttccttctcatctggaaaaaaataaataaaattcaagacacagagcagtgcaggaggaaaaaTTCCAGGCAGAATTGCAGGaggtgccagctctgctgctcacctttcttctcctcttcctccttctcctcctctgccttcaCACGTTTGGCTTTCTTGAAGTTGGCGACGTTCTTGCGGCCTCCCTCCCCCTCGTCCTCGGAGTCGGAGAATTCCTCATCACAGGATATTCTCTTGTTGGAATTTCGGACTGGAAGGGGAGAGGACAGAGCTTGGCTGAGCACATTTTCACCATCAGGAGGTTGCCAGCATTGATGCTCTGAGTGGAGCTCACAGAAATCAGGATTAGGCCAcgataaaagcatttttttttgtgggatctGCTGCAGCGTTGAACTCgtcccttcccacctgctcCACGGGGACAACTTGGATTAGGCACAGAGGGATGTCTAGACCTGACAGCAGGTTTAGAACCACTGCCAAATCCCAAGGGCCAAGCTGGATAGAAAACTCCATTTTTCACTGCTGGGATCACACCCAGGATTCTGCCAGGGATTCTGGCCCAGCACTCAGCAACTGCTGGAGTTCCCCCTTGAAAATCAAAGTTTTTTCCCATTATGGAAATCACCTGGCAGGAGagatcctgcagtgctctgtccTACAAAAAtccagcagggaggtgggaatgGATTCAAATCAGAGAGGTTGAGGGACAGAGCTTGAGGTgaagctccagcccctccctgggttttttgggggctCCACAAAGCTCCAGCCCAAAGGTTTGACCCTGGATGTCCCCACAAACCAAGTCAGAATTGCATTTAAACCCTACATCCTCCTCATGGAGAGCTCATGGATCCTGCTCAGCTTTGGGCTTTTCCCAGCACAATTCCCAGCACAATTCAATTCCCAGCACCTACTGGAAATGCGTTTTTCAGgatcatcctcctcctcatccccacTGTCTTCCTGGACAGCATCCTCAGGAATTGGCTGCATCTGGACCCCGGGAGCATGAGGCAGCATCCTCAGGTTCTCGAAGAGCCGCtgcctggagccagccagggaaGGACACTTTGTCACCAGGGGCCACCCAAGGCCACCAGCCCCCGTGGAAGGGTCGTTCCCCCAGCACTCACTTGATTTTCTCCAGGTATTCGTTGGTGTTCTGGTTGGTCATGTTGGAGGGGCTGATGTGGAGCTTGAAGTCTGGCCCAAAGTACTCAAAGTAGTCGTTGTATGGAAGTTCTGGGGGGGAAATTAATGGTAATTAACATCAAATTCTCATCAGGAACAGCTGCAGCACTCAGGGCATCCAAAAGGGATCATCCAGAGGTAAGCAAAGCCCATCAGCAGCATCTCCCTGAGCTCTTGGGGGTATCAgtggtgcccagccctgctccagggggGAGTTACCATTGGGAATCTCAGTGTCCAGAGCCACAGCAGTCTCGTAGGTCCAGCAGCGAGCCACGTTGCGGATCGTGTACCCCCCTCCTCCCAGCATCAGCATGGGCAGGTTAAAGCTCTTCACAAACTCCACACACTTGGCATGGCCTGCAGTGCAAAGAAGCATAAATGCCAGTTTCCCCACGGGATCTCCTGCTGTGCCCGTGGCAGTTCAGCTCCTACCTTTGATGGTGAGGTTGAAgcagcccagcctgtccccagacAGGGAATCGGAGCCGCACTGCAGGACAACGGCGCTGGGCTGGAACGTCTCCATCACTTTGGAGATCACCTAAACAACAAAGGCCCTGTCACCCCCTGCCCACAGGCCactgtcacagcagcacagtgacAGCCAGGCACGTGAAGCCATCCCTGGTgctcccacagctgccctgCCAACACTGGGGCTCTCACACCCAGGAGCTCCCGCACAGGCCCCGATTGTTCAGGGGAACAGAGCCCTTGGTGAGTCttgtcacaggaaaaaaaaaaaaaaaaaactcaataAAATCCCCCAAAGAATGGCCCTAAGGACAAAATGGGAGCCACAGAGAATCCCCCAGCAGAGGAGGCTTCACTCACAGGCTTGAAAATGGCTTCGTAGGACTCGTCGTCGATGCCGTCGCGCAGCGGGTAATTGACGGCGTAGTACTTCCCTTTGCCTGCCCCGATGTCCTGTGGGGTGAGAGAGGAGACCAGAGCTCACCACAAACCCAAATTCTGCCCCAAACTGGGAAACGAAGCTTGGAACACAGCCTAATCCAGATATTAAGCCAGAGTAATTAATATTGTTAAATATTAACGATTTACTGCAGAGATGCACAGCAGTGGTCTGGGCTGGTCAGAGCAGTCACCGAATCTATTCAGTCACTGAAttctactttaaaataaaacattctacactaaaatattatgtattttaacatttcttttatcAATCTCACAGCCAAAGtggtttattaaaaatagttatttCATTTATGGTGCAGCACCAAGCTCTTGGCAGGGctgaagaaataaacacaaatccTGAGTGAAAGATGAGAGGATTTAGATCAAAAAACCAGAGTTCCTGTAAAAATCCTATGAAAATAAGTAAAGGACCTTTCACCCCTGAGAACAGAAGTTCTGGCAATGTCACAAGCCACAGGTGACACTTTGAGTCACAGCAGGAAACGCCAATAAAAATCCACTCCCTGAGGAACCTTTGTGTCACCAAGCTGGGGCTGCGAGGTGACCAAAACGTCACCTTCGGAGTCATTTTCCTGAGCACAACCCCACCAGAGAGACTGAGAGCAAAGATTTGGGTTTAATAAACGCCCATCCACCCCTGTGCCCTCAGAAAAGCAGTGTCacacaggaaagctggagaaaagCCCACATTTCCTGGGGATTTGGTGGCTCTCACCCTCAGGTCCCCAGTTCCTGGGAAATATTCGCCGTATTTGTGGAAGGACACGGTCATGACCCTGTCTGTGGTGTAAAAAGCCTCCTCCACCCCATCCCCGTGGTGGATGTCGATGTCAATGTACAGCACCCGCTGGTGGtacctggaaaaaaatcagaatattgcatttattccaaggaaaaagtgtctccagagcagaggaaagtGGGAGGAGAGCACGGAGTTCAGGCCAGGATTTagaggggaaggagctgcagggaagggacagaaaaataaagggaCTTTTGCTGCTGAGGTTGTTTCAGATTCAGCCaataaagtgcatttttaagcacatttttctgcacatttttctgCCCATGCCTCCCACAGTGAGGTTTGCCCAGAGCCAGAAGCTGTCACAGAGCCATGGGTGGGACAAagaacagcaggagaaaaatgtaaCACCCAAAAAGCTCCAAAAATCCTCGGCCTCCTGCTGGGGCAAACCTGGCACTGGGGGGGATATTCCAAATTCCCTGCCTCAAATTCTGAACCCAAgcatgtccctgtgccaggaaggtgggAGACCCCAGCCACTGCTGGAGGAGAAATAaatcccagaggagctgggatttaTTTCTAATCccaaaaatcagaatttaattaatttcgaataaatataatttaagtaTTATTTATCATactataaatataatatataatagtataaattatttctaataaataataatatataattatattacaTAATTATCTATAGtagaattattataattatagatattatatatataatgtattgTTATAGAAGTATATTATATGCAATATTatagaatatatttatatatactatTATTATATAATAGTATATATgacattatatatattattatagaAGATATATGCCCGAATATAAtgtaattatataatataatatggTAATACTATAATATAGCAATATTAAtatcatatatattatataatgaTATACTGTAATACTATAATactaatatattatatataaactAATATATTATAATACATTATTATATGTAGTAAATACTGCATAATATAATATGATATAATATGATATAGTATGATATAATATGATATAGTATGATATAGTATGATATAGTATGATATAGtatgatataatataatataatataatataatataatataatataatataatataatataatataatataatataatataatattatataatataatataatataatataatataatataatataatataatataatataatataatataatataatattacaTAATATGATATAATATTACATAATATAATATGATATAAGATTATATAAGATTATATAATGTAATATGATATGATATAATATGATATAatatgatataatataatattatatcaTATAAGATTATATAATTGATATGATATAATactaaataatataatattatattatatatcatCTTATACCATATTATATATTGCATCATCTTATATCatattcccaaaaatcccttttggctttttttttttttttttccaaatctccCAAAACCCCTTTTTGGGAGAGAGGGGAGCagaacccaaaaaacccagaaaccaaaaaagcagcaataaataagaaatgctgaggagaaggcagagaggaAGAGGGGCCAGCGGTGCTGCCCGTACTTGAGGAGCTCCAGGATGGCCAGGACGATGTCGTTGACGTAGCAGAAGCCAGAAGCCTCTGATTTTTTGGCGTGGTGGAGGCCTCCTGCCCAGTTCACTGCAATGTCTGTCTGCTGCTTGTTCAGCTTCACGGCACTGGCTGTGGGAGGAAATCACAGACAGGTTAAACACGAGGGGAAAGCCTGAGGCACAGCCTCAGGGgaagctccagctcctccccgGGGTTTCTGGGGGCTCCACAAAGCTCCTGCTCAAGGGTTGGACTCCACAAAgcaagggaaaatgggaaatgtttCTCTCATCATCAAATGTTTCTCCCATCAATCATTCCTGCTTTTgcctcagagcaggaaaatcctCACCAacccagcaggcagctggggcCACACTGGAGACAATGGGGATTTCTCAGAGCCCTGAACAGATCAAGGTTTTAGCTGAGATAAATTCAGGTCATCGAGTGGAAATGCATCCAGGCAGAGGAAGttctcctcccccagccccttccaccAACTCTGTGCACGTTCTGCAATCTCCCAGGATCCAAATAAACCAGGAATTCTGTGGAATTCTCCAggcctgggagcagagagagcacagagctgcttcagaacctgctgcagtcagtgctggggtgctgctggcacaggaaaTACAGACTGGAGGTGTCATTGTGGCAGCAGCCACAAAGCTCTCAGGCTGTGCACACAAACAGCTTTGCTGTGAgctgtgagaaaataaaattaaaaaaaacacttcaatGTTCCAGCTCTCAAACCTTTCAGTTTCTGCTCTGCCTCATGTCCAGAGttgtggttttttaaaaacagcagctAAGTCACCCTGGTCTTTCCTTTCCAGATTGTGCCTGCTCAGAGTGagatttttacagcttttatttCAATGTAAAGCacaggttgatttttttttttttttaatttaactgtgctgttgtggttttgttttaactcttttttaactttttgtttttgtttttaactcaCTGGTGATGTTACAGAGCCATTCACACCTGCAGTGATGTAACCCAAATTAGTGATTAACAAATGGAAAGGGATTCAATAGGCAAAGCTTGGAGAAATCTGGATTTCATTATTAAATCAGCAACAGGTTCACAGAGACAGAATataaaacacagtaaaaagCACACAGGATTTGTGATCTTACCAACAGAGCCTCCAGCAGAGAGCTGACAGAACTCAAAGAGCCCATCAAACACAGGGCAGTCCTCCCCAACATTAACTGGAAGAGAATGGAGAAgagtcattaaaataaaagcagaaataaaacccaaattttGCACCAATATTTGGATTTGGAAAGTGGCCAAAAGTGTTAAACAAAATGCTGTGATCAAATGGTGCAATGGAAACGTGTGGCTGACACTTTGCACACTCCTTTAACTTCAAATCACACAGTTTTGGGTTCTCAGCACAAAGGGAGTTTTAGcttcaataattttttactGCAATTAATTCCACTATTAAAAATAGTTACTCATTACAAGAAATTAAACTGCAGGCCCTTTGATTTACTCTGCCCAAGTCTGGCATGCAAAAATGGAATTAGAGACTGTTCATTCCCTTTCCAGCAggttttgctgaagaaaagcTCTGTCCTTTGCATGTTTAATTCTCACATTTTGGCTTTTTCAGGAATCAGCAGTGCACAAAACACTGAGCACCAGAGAGAGCAGAGTGCTCatgagctgtggctgctccaggggTAAACAGATCAGTTTGggtaaaaaatacaattttgctGGATGTCATTTGGTGGATTAAAGAGTATCAGGGACTGGGGGAGGCTTTCAGTGTGTATTAATCATGAACCCTGTGCAGAAATATCCGTCCCCTTCAGCTCACAGGGGGTTTCCAAGAGTGAAATGTTGTTTAAATGAAGCTTGAGCTCTCCCCACTGGTTGTCTGGGCTTGTTAGAAATCtattttgccaaaaaaaaaaaaaaaaaaaacaaacatcagcTCAGAGTGGCTGAGACACAAAATCCAGGTTTTTGTACCATTAAAGAGCCTCTCCATGGATTGGAGAGGTTGGAACAAGACATCAGCTCACAATTAACCTACAAAATCATCAGGGATTGATGAGTGTCTCACCCTGCCCCATTTCCAAGCTGCCACTGCCCTGAAAATCCCTCAGATTTGGGGTAGAATTGAGAGGTTGGGGCTTTTTAATTTGTTGGTTTTAAGTGCCCCAACTCTTC
This region of Vidua macroura isolate BioBank_ID:100142 chromosome 25, ASM2450914v1, whole genome shotgun sequence genomic DNA includes:
- the HDAC1 gene encoding histone deacetylase 1, coding for MALTQGTKRKVCYYYDGDVGNYYYGQGHPMKPHRIRMTHNLLLNYGLYRKMEIYRPHKANAEEMTKYHSDDYIKFLRSIRPDNMSEYSKQMQRFNVGEDCPVFDGLFEFCQLSAGGSVASAVKLNKQQTDIAVNWAGGLHHAKKSEASGFCYVNDIVLAILELLKYHQRVLYIDIDIHHGDGVEEAFYTTDRVMTVSFHKYGEYFPGTGDLRDIGAGKGKYYAVNYPLRDGIDDESYEAIFKPVISKVMETFQPSAVVLQCGSDSLSGDRLGCFNLTIKGHAKCVEFVKSFNLPMLMLGGGGYTIRNVARCWTYETAVALDTEIPNELPYNDYFEYFGPDFKLHISPSNMTNQNTNEYLEKIKQRLFENLRMLPHAPGVQMQPIPEDAVQEDSGDEEEDDPEKRISIRNSNKRISCDEEFSDSEDEGEGGRKNVANFKKAKRVKAEEEKEEEEKKDEKEEEKAKEEKAPAAAAAAAEPKGVKEETKST